AAATAGTTGCATACGGCATCTTGGTTAGAGCTCGTCTTTCAGAATCTCTGACGGTGATGAAGATGTGATGCCCTCTTCTACACCGCCAGCTCCTGTCTGTGCCACTTCGTCCGCCGCACCAGCTTTGGGGCCCTTGTGCTTCTTGATGAAGCTGATGATGTCCTCCGCTGTCCTCCCACCATTGTACGAATAGAGGTCCCCGGTGGTCGAGTAGAAGTACATCGTCGGGTATCCCTCGACCGCGAAGTCGGTAGGGATATCGTTTGCAGTGCCATCCTGAGCAAAACCAAATGGAATTAACGAGCATGAGCAATGACTGATAGAGCACGATCATATTCATATCACACCACATAAAGGGGGGGAAAAAGGATTGAGCATGAATGGCAAGATGGATCACCATCTTTGCAATGACGACATCTTCGTCGTCTTGCAATGAGACTGCAACTTCCTCCAAGATTGGGGCCAGCTTCCGGCAATGTCCACACCAAGGAGCATAAAACTCGATCAGTACTGTAAAGAAAAGATCATGTCAAGCATGAGTTCACAAAATAAGTACAGTACAAAGTGTAAATGAATTCTGAATGTAATCACTGATATAATCATATTGAGCTATGGGGTGCTTATTACTCAGACAACCGGTGGGAATTAGAACAACTAACCGTTTTTGCCAGAGTTGAAAACAATGTCATCAATGCTGTCAGCCACGACAACCTTAACAGGTTGGTCATTCTCCTTTGGGATTGGCTCTGACTTAACATAAGGCGTCAAGTTTCCATACTACATAAGCAAAAACAAGACAGAACAACATTGAGTAGGAAACTATTTGACAACAAACTAAAGTACTGTGAAACAGCTTAGTAACTAAGCCATAAAGTAAAGTTAAAAAGGCCTCAACTATGTACTGCTTCAACCAGGGTATAACTTGATCAGGATCGATAGTTGGATTGAGATATTTCCCACCCTGTGCAATCACAAAAAGGAGGGGCACATCGTTCTCTTTGAGCCCAAAGTACTGAGAGCATTTGCAGGGAAGCTTGTTAGGCATCTAATGGTAGGAATTTATGACAAATAAATGCTCAGAGAAACTACAAATAACAACCTGGAAGGCACGTTCAGCGGTTTCAACATCACCAATTAGAAAACTTATGTTATTTGCACTGAATAGCTTGGCTGCTTCTTGAATCTGACTCTTGAAGGCCTCGATTCTGTCGTCACTGAAGTTCAAGAAAAGCATCGCCTGTACACCAAATTTCAAACGATAGTATTTCATGCTTTCATCAGGTATGAAAAAATAGTCCACTGCAGTCATGTGAGCACAAATTCAAGTCCAATGTGAACAACATCCCGTTACTAATGCAGAGGTAAAGGAATGACCAAATATACTTCACTATTCCACTAAAAATTCTGAAAGCAGAAATAGAACGTAATCACAATCGTGTCAACTCACTTTGGCACTAGGAGTACTGTAGTATCTCTCAAGAAACTTATGGTTCGTTGGATCATCATCGAAGGTAACTACTGTAGGGAATCCAG
This portion of the Setaria viridis chromosome 7, Setaria_viridis_v4.0, whole genome shotgun sequence genome encodes:
- the LOC117863451 gene encoding protein disulfide isomerase-like 1-2, whose translation is MAVSLVLPFTLLLFGNFLLSGLSGPSLAEAEAAVELREAVLTLDAGNFSDVVAKHPFIVVEFYAPWCGHCKQLAPEYEKAAAVLRKHDPPVVLAKVDAYEERNKEIKDKYQVHAYPTIKIIENGGNNVRGYGGPRDADGIVEYLKKQVGPASIELRSAEEAVHAIGDKGVVLVGIFPKFAGVDYENFMAMAEKKRSDYDFFHTSDASILPRGDQAVKGPVVRLFKPFDELFVDSQDFDKDALDKFIEVSGFPTVVTFDDDPTNHKFLERYYSTPSAKAMLFLNFSDDRIEAFKSQIQEAAKLFSANNISFLIGDVETAERAFQYFGLKENDVPLLFVIAQGGKYLNPTIDPDQVIPWLKQYIYGNLTPYVKSEPIPKENDQPVKVVVADSIDDIVFNSGKNVLIEFYAPWCGHCRKLAPILEEVAVSLQDDEDVVIAKMDGTANDIPTDFAVEGYPTMYFYSTTGDLYSYNGGRTAEDIISFIKKHKGPKAGAADEVAQTGAGGVEEGITSSSPSEILKDEL